TTCCACGGTCAAGACTCAAGCAATACACAACAAAGGAGTAGGTACCATCAAAATTAAACTTGCCTCGATTTGGGCTCCCAATTCTGTGTCAAAACTTTGATACCTCTTGCGAACTAGCTCATCCAACAAACCGCCCTGCTCGAGTACGTGGACACATAATTTAAGTAAGGCATAAAACATGGAAGGTCTTTAAAAAGAAAGATATATAGAATCAAGACACCATCACCTCAATTAGCTTGGCAGCATTTCGGAGGCCTCGTGCAATAGTATCCATACCCGCGATATGAGCTATGAAAAGGTCCTCAACATCTGTGCTTTCTCTCCGCCTATTAAACATTAACATCAACAATTTTAAGGATACCATGAACCATTGATTACATTTTATGTATTCAAGATAGATCcatataactttttttattaaGGATACTAGATCTTAAATCGGAAACCAAATGTAAGTAGCGAATGAGAAAGCTTAcagttttgcatcaaaattaaatcctCCAGGTGCCAATCCTCCCTGTGGTGCATAGATAAACAAGAAAACCTTGTTTATTAGCTTATATGAGCTTCTGATACTTCTTTCATTGTGAATGAAAAACTACAAAACCCACATACATTTTTAATAACAGAGAGCATAACTAGAGTTGCTTCTCCTACATCCATCATAAACTGGTCTGTATCCCAACCTGCAACAGGCCAACACTCGTATTATAACTTGCTGACACAAAACGAATACGATGCGTTTAACATTAGTAAAATAGAGCTCAGCAGAAGAATCTATCGAGCATACCAACTTGAGGGTCTCCAGAGTTTGCATCAATATTCCCCAATATGCCATTAATTCTAGCAGTCTCAAGCTCATGATGGCAGCTGCATTGTACGAGAGGGTGTCAGGAATGCTAAATTCACTTATGTATGGATGGTGGGAAACAAACAGAAAACAGCATACCTGTGACCCGAGAGAGTTGCGTGGTTGCACTCAATGTTCAGCTTAAATTCATCTGCACAGAAGATGAGGAAAATAATAAATGCAAAAGACATTCTTTACTGAATCAGCAGCATAGTCTGCCTCTCAAAAATGAAGACGAAAGAGGTAGGGGTTTTCTCCACTTAACTAACAACTTTGCTTTCTTGACGTTGATAGTTGTTAAATATaaccttttttaaaaaaaaaaattgtgaaactATAAACTGAATAGAAAATGAAGAACTGACGTGATTTcatttatcatataatatttctaaaaaaaaactaCTCCTATAACAATCAAACTCTCATGTATACACCTCATTCCATCAACAATGAAGTTAGTTTTCACAGATAATTCATCAGGTAAGAGTAGACTGTAGACATATCGTCGCAAAAGGCAAAGCCTGAATATGCAACACCAACACCAATTAAACTCAAATATTCCGCTGTCAAACAGAAATTTTCTTGTTACTATGCAAAAATTCCAGAATGCCATAATTAATACCTATCAATCCGTATTTCCGGAGGAAATTAGCTGATGTTGCAGCATCCCAATCATACCTGGCAAGATTGAGAATATGTCGTGTAAGCTGAACAGTATTATGCATAGAATGTAAAGGTTGACAAAAACATACTGGTGTTTAGTAGGCTCCTGGGGCTTAGGTTCGATGAGCAGTGTTCCTGAAAACAATTTTCAATGTCAGCTATTAGAGAGAAAAACATTGTTTCCTTTATTAGTTTAACCGTTGGCAACATCAAATGAATCAAAGAGTTAGGAATGCATTAAATTTTCTGGCAAAGTGCTAGTCAAGCATTAGGACAAGTTTGAGCTACCATTCACATTACTGTTACAACTCAGAGAAATATACATCAGTTCCTACACAAAGTTGAAGATAGAAATACCATTGAATCCAATTTTCTTCTTGTAGGCAACAGCTGCTTCAAAAAAACGTGCCTGCAAGCATATGACAATCATGTAATTCCaaattttggcaaataaaacaTAATGTCAGAAGAAGCAAACACAAAAGGCACAAAATTATAAATCTACAAGGCATGAAAAGATAGCATAACATAATAATCATACCATGTGATTCAGCTCTCTTTCCATATCTGTGTTCAAAAGAGACTGATAGCCTTCACGACCACCCCAGAAGACATAATTTTCTCCGCCTAGGTGATGTGTAACCTATCAGCACAAAATGGAATGTCAAACGTGcatttatattttgtataacTTGAACATGACCAGGGGAGTCGACCACCAACCTCAATTGCCTTCTTGACCTGTGCTGCCGAGTATACATAAACTCCTAGTTCAGGACTGCATAACGAAAAGGTCAGAATGTCAGACCAGCGGAACATTCAATAAGTCATCAAATCAAGCCAAACATATAGCGTCATGTACCTAGTTGCAGCTCCATGCATGTATCTTGGATGGAAGAACAACTGAGCTGTACCCCATAAAGGACGAATCCTTGTACCCTAGTTGTTCACAGAGAACAATATTGGAAGAAAGTATCTATGAGCATCCAAATTAAAGTTTCTGCATTTTTCTCGATAAAAGCTCCAAAGTGTTTACAGAGAGAATTGCAATGATCTCAACTTCCACATGCATGAATCGAATAAAAAGGGAGATTGTTACGT
This is a stretch of genomic DNA from Salvia miltiorrhiza cultivar Shanhuang (shh) unplaced genomic scaffold, IMPLAD_Smil_shh original_scaffold_293, whole genome shotgun sequence. It encodes these proteins:
- the LOC131003913 gene encoding xylose isomerase-like, coding for MKSPKFLLLLLSLSVVSYIATAAPPPTCPADVSSGCDSGSGEWEGEFFPGISKIKYEGPTSKNPLSYKWYNAEEEILGKKMKDWLRFSIAFWHTFRGTGGDPFGAPTKMWPWEDGTNSLAIAKRRMRANFEFIDKLGVDRWCFHDRDIAPEGKTIEESNANLDEVVALAKELQGTRIRPLWGTAQLFFHPRYMHGAATSPELGVYVYSAAQVKKAIEVTHHLGGENYVFWGGREGYQSLLNTDMERELNHMARFFEAAVAYKKKIGFNGTLLIEPKPQEPTKHQYDWDAATSANFLRKYGLIDEFKLNIECNHATLSGHSCHHELETARINGILGNIDANSGDPQVGWDTDQFMMDVGEATLVMLSVIKNGGLAPGGFNFDAKLRRESTDVEDLFIAHIAGMDTIARGLRNAAKLIEGGLLDELVRKRYQSFDTELGAQIEAGKADFDLLEKKAIKWGESKVGSAKQELAEMIFQSAI